One window of Vicinamibacterales bacterium genomic DNA carries:
- a CDS encoding ferrochelatase, which translates to MRHLVLVTYGEPLTPSFVEQLVYSWRILQGLTRSIADIPQPAIPFIAWSRARGRRRLWQEYAYSSPLELITGAQANAARAALAAHPAGSWTVHVAYEFRQPSLNVVLHGIPGDEPVWVAPMYAADSAFTHELSRQSAQSALKRSRRSAPVRVLPALDVEQLADISARHVLREAGETGTGPNTALVLAAHGTLIEPARPIDTGRCVTERLYGAIRKRLAPRFGLILNGWLNHTRGGRWTEPPVEETLARVADAGFTEAVYYPYGFLADNAESQLEGRLAAAATPGLRVRFLPCLNDSVPLADAVVQQVLA; encoded by the coding sequence ATGCGACATCTCGTCCTCGTCACCTACGGCGAGCCGCTGACGCCGTCATTCGTCGAGCAACTCGTCTACTCCTGGCGCATCCTGCAAGGGTTGACGCGTTCCATCGCCGACATTCCGCAGCCCGCGATTCCGTTCATCGCCTGGTCGCGGGCACGTGGCCGGCGGCGGCTGTGGCAGGAGTATGCCTACTCCTCACCGCTCGAACTGATCACCGGCGCGCAGGCCAACGCGGCCCGCGCCGCGCTCGCGGCGCACCCGGCCGGTTCATGGACCGTGCACGTCGCCTACGAATTCCGGCAGCCGTCATTGAATGTGGTGCTCCACGGCATTCCGGGCGATGAGCCGGTGTGGGTGGCCCCGATGTATGCGGCTGATTCAGCGTTCACGCACGAACTGTCGCGGCAGTCGGCGCAGTCGGCGCTGAAGCGGTCGCGCCGCAGCGCACCGGTGCGTGTGTTGCCGGCCCTCGATGTGGAACAACTTGCCGACATCTCGGCGCGGCACGTTCTAAGGGAAGCGGGAGAGACCGGCACCGGGCCCAACACGGCTCTGGTCCTGGCCGCGCACGGCACCCTGATCGAGCCTGCCCGTCCCATCGACACAGGACGGTGCGTGACCGAGCGGTTGTACGGCGCCATCCGCAAACGCCTGGCGCCGCGCTTTGGGTTGATCCTGAACGGCTGGCTCAATCACACGCGTGGCGGCCGCTGGACCGAGCCGCCGGTCGAAGAAACGCTGGCGCGCGTGGCCGACGCCGGGTTCACGGAAGCCGTCTATTACCCCTACGGCTTCCTGGCCGACAACGCTGAGAGTCAGCTCGAGGGTCGGCTGGCCGCCGCCGCCACACCGGGTCTGCGGGTTCGATTTCTGCCGTGTCTGAACGATTCAGTTCCGCTCGCCGACGCGGTAGTCCAACAAGTCCTGGCGTGA
- a CDS encoding TonB-dependent receptor — protein MSSIAGGNLMRSLGVTTFVVVAISALSNLHPVIAQSRAAISGHVVDITGARVPGARVTARLSSDPASASAVSDAAGGFVLQSLEPGDYEVVAQLDGFSLTEAHVTVDALPVVIELRLRPGGLAEELTVIGTRLVGSEEMRRRLPGGFDLLTRETLEASHVFTTSEALRKIPGVVVRDEEGLGLRPNIGLRGLNPTRSSKVLLLEDGLPVSYAPYGDNASYYHPPIDRFDRVEVLKGSSQIAYGPVTLGGVLNYITPDTPSHPKGAIAVTAGNRGYLNAGGTIGGTWGNTGFLTHALRKQSDGARENVHSGLVDVMAKVSRAFGPTRQLALKGNYYGERSQVTYSGLRELEYRRAPRQNPFSNDRFDGDRTGATAVYRALLWSRVAMTASAYASHFARDWWRQSSNSGQRPNDAADPQCAGMANLNISCGNEGRLRRYRQVGAELRARHDFVAGSRQELDFGVRVHGERQDRLQENGETPTARRGVLVESNVRTTDAVSAFVQHRWLAGSWTVTPGARIERISYTRTNRLLGVSGDTSTTELVPGLGVSWGPGPDHTVFAGVHRGFGPARAEDVINNTTGGTVDLEPERSWNYEAGGRVRIGGVKVQATAFRLDYANQIIPASLAGGVGTALTNGGQTLHQGVEGGLDVDWRHLRGTGHDLYLGAAYTWLPVARFSGVRTSNVPGFADISISGNRLPYAPEATASATAGYRHAVGLDLQLEIQRVGGQFADDLNTVTGSADGQRGLIPAYAYLNLAASWRIPRSGGSVFLAIKNLDDRLFIIDRSRGILPGHPRLVHVGTAWRF, from the coding sequence GTGTCCTCAATCGCCGGAGGTAATCTGATGCGCTCGTTAGGTGTGACCACGTTCGTTGTTGTTGCCATCTCCGCTTTGTCAAATCTTCATCCCGTCATCGCGCAGTCGCGAGCCGCCATTTCCGGTCACGTCGTGGACATCACCGGCGCCCGGGTGCCTGGTGCACGTGTCACTGCTCGCCTTTCGTCTGATCCGGCCTCCGCATCGGCCGTGTCCGACGCGGCTGGCGGCTTTGTGCTCCAATCGCTCGAGCCCGGTGACTACGAGGTCGTGGCCCAACTCGACGGCTTCTCTCTGACCGAGGCACACGTGACCGTGGACGCCCTGCCGGTCGTGATTGAACTGCGATTGCGGCCTGGCGGACTCGCCGAGGAGTTGACGGTGATCGGCACCAGGCTGGTGGGGTCCGAAGAAATGCGGCGTCGTCTCCCCGGCGGCTTCGACCTGCTGACGCGCGAGACTCTCGAAGCCTCGCACGTGTTCACCACCAGCGAGGCGCTCCGGAAGATCCCTGGCGTCGTCGTCCGGGACGAGGAGGGCTTGGGCTTGCGGCCGAACATCGGCCTTCGTGGGCTCAATCCGACGCGATCGTCCAAAGTCCTGCTGCTCGAGGACGGCCTGCCCGTGTCCTATGCCCCCTATGGGGACAATGCCAGCTATTACCATCCTCCGATCGACCGTTTCGATCGAGTCGAGGTGCTCAAGGGGTCGAGCCAGATCGCATACGGTCCGGTCACACTCGGGGGCGTGCTGAACTACATCACTCCCGACACGCCGTCGCACCCCAAGGGGGCGATTGCCGTCACCGCCGGCAATCGGGGCTATCTGAATGCGGGGGGAACGATCGGCGGCACGTGGGGCAACACGGGGTTCTTGACGCACGCGTTGCGAAAACAAAGTGACGGCGCGCGAGAGAACGTGCACAGCGGGCTGGTCGACGTGATGGCGAAGGTCAGCCGCGCCTTTGGTCCGACGCGTCAGCTGGCCCTGAAAGGCAACTACTACGGCGAGCGGTCGCAGGTGACCTACAGCGGCCTGCGCGAACTGGAGTATCGCCGCGCTCCCAGGCAGAACCCGTTTTCCAACGATCGGTTTGACGGGGATCGGACCGGTGCCACTGCCGTGTATCGGGCGCTGCTATGGTCGCGCGTGGCGATGACCGCTTCCGCCTACGCCTCTCACTTCGCACGCGACTGGTGGCGGCAATCCAGCAATTCGGGACAGCGGCCGAACGACGCCGCCGACCCGCAATGCGCGGGCATGGCCAACCTCAACATCTCATGCGGCAACGAGGGGCGGCTGCGCCGCTATCGGCAGGTCGGCGCCGAACTGCGCGCGCGCCATGACTTCGTCGCCGGCTCGCGCCAGGAGCTCGATTTTGGGGTTCGGGTGCACGGCGAACGCCAGGATCGGTTGCAGGAAAACGGTGAGACCCCGACGGCACGCCGCGGCGTGCTGGTGGAGAGTAACGTCCGGACAACCGACGCGGTCTCGGCCTTTGTGCAGCACCGGTGGCTGGCGGGGAGCTGGACCGTCACGCCTGGCGCCCGCATCGAGCGCATCAGCTACACACGGACCAACCGGTTGCTGGGCGTATCGGGCGACACCTCGACGACCGAGTTGGTCCCCGGTCTGGGTGTCTCATGGGGACCAGGTCCGGATCACACGGTGTTTGCCGGCGTCCACCGAGGCTTCGGGCCCGCGCGTGCGGAAGACGTGATCAACAACACCACTGGCGGTACCGTGGACCTCGAGCCGGAGCGAAGCTGGAACTATGAAGCCGGCGGGCGGGTCCGCATCGGCGGTGTGAAGGTGCAGGCCACGGCGTTCCGCCTCGACTATGCGAACCAGATTATTCCTGCGAGCCTGGCTGGCGGCGTCGGCACGGCCCTCACTAACGGCGGCCAGACGTTGCACCAGGGCGTGGAGGGTGGCCTGGACGTCGACTGGCGTCATCTGCGAGGCACCGGTCATGACTTGTACCTGGGCGCGGCCTACACATGGCTTCCTGTGGCCCGCTTTAGCGGCGTGCGCACCAGCAACGTCCCCGGGTTTGCAGACATCAGCATCTCCGGGAACCGCTTGCCTTACGCGCCGGAGGCCACTGCCTCCGCGACCGCAGGATATCGCCATGCCGTCGGCCTCGACCTGCAGCTGGAAATTCAGCGCGTGGGCGGCCAGTTCGCCGACGACCTGAACACCGTTACCGGCAGTGCCGACGGTCAGCGCGGCCTGATTCCGGCCTACGCATACCTGAACCTGGCCGCGTCGTGGCGGATCCCGAGAAGCGGCGGTTCGGTGTTCCTGGCGATCAAGAATCTTGACGACCGACTGTTCATCATCGATCGATCGCGAGGCATCTTGCCGGGCCATCCGCGCCTGGTGCATGTCGGTACGGCCTGGCGATTCTGA
- a CDS encoding cytochrome c has product MVGPKVHVGLAALAACALLAVHVTPASAEPATTPTFSKDVAPIFQSKCQSCHEPGSIAPMSLMTYDEARPWARSIKARVAARQMPPWHIDRSVGVQKFKNDMSLTDAQIDTIVRWVDQGAPQGNPADMPATRAAATGLYWQAERDGFGAPDIVVKTPEQTMPALHQDSWWRPLVDIPVTEPRWVRMVEIRPTNIQGRKILHHSIAYQVLNPGNVDAVNTGTGRGFGGVAANPTVDDRVNRRPQLMEWAIGKGYDRFMDGTGKLIMPGEKISWDNHIHAAGEDITSGAELGIWLYPKGQEPKKRSYLIGFTGLKNGPGALDIPPNQISHTEGFTVLRENTIITNFQPHFHLRGKAMMVEAILPNGSTQVVSYVSDFNFNWMTNYIYDEEAAPAFPKGTIVHVTAWYDNTKNNKSNPDPDQWVGYGDRTVDEMAHAWMNVVYLTDAEYEKWQADHKKPATTERQR; this is encoded by the coding sequence ATGGTCGGACCGAAGGTTCACGTTGGGTTGGCCGCACTTGCGGCCTGCGCGCTGTTAGCGGTGCATGTCACGCCGGCCTCCGCGGAGCCGGCAACCACCCCGACGTTCAGCAAGGATGTCGCGCCGATCTTCCAGTCGAAGTGCCAGTCGTGCCACGAGCCTGGCTCTATCGCGCCGATGTCGCTGATGACGTATGACGAGGCGCGTCCCTGGGCGAGGTCGATCAAGGCGCGGGTGGCGGCCCGGCAGATGCCGCCGTGGCACATCGACCGCAGCGTCGGCGTCCAGAAGTTCAAGAACGACATGTCCCTGACCGACGCCCAGATCGACACCATTGTCCGCTGGGTGGACCAGGGCGCGCCGCAGGGGAACCCTGCCGACATGCCGGCGACGCGTGCGGCGGCGACCGGCCTCTACTGGCAGGCGGAACGGGACGGCTTCGGTGCCCCCGACATCGTGGTCAAGACCCCGGAGCAGACCATGCCGGCGCTGCACCAGGATTCCTGGTGGCGGCCGCTGGTCGACATCCCGGTCACCGAGCCCCGGTGGGTGAGGATGGTGGAGATTCGTCCGACCAACATCCAGGGCCGCAAAATCCTGCATCACTCGATCGCCTACCAGGTGCTCAACCCGGGCAACGTGGATGCCGTCAACACCGGCACGGGCCGCGGCTTTGGCGGCGTGGCGGCCAACCCGACGGTCGACGATCGGGTCAACCGGCGTCCGCAGTTGATGGAGTGGGCCATCGGCAAAGGCTACGACCGCTTCATGGACGGCACCGGCAAGCTGATCATGCCGGGCGAGAAGATCTCGTGGGACAACCACATCCACGCGGCGGGCGAAGACATCACCTCCGGTGCCGAACTCGGAATCTGGCTCTATCCGAAAGGCCAGGAGCCGAAGAAGCGCAGCTACCTGATCGGGTTCACCGGCCTCAAGAACGGTCCCGGCGCGCTCGACATTCCGCCCAACCAGATTTCGCACACCGAGGGCTTCACGGTGCTGCGCGAGAACACCATCATCACCAACTTCCAGCCGCACTTCCACCTGCGCGGCAAGGCGATGATGGTCGAGGCCATCCTGCCGAACGGCTCGACGCAGGTCGTCAGCTACGTCTCCGACTTCAACTTCAACTGGATGACCAACTACATCTACGACGAAGAGGCGGCGCCGGCGTTTCCGAAGGGCACCATCGTCCACGTCACGGCGTGGTACGACAACACCAAGAACAACAAGAGCAATCCCGATCCTGATCAGTGGGTGGGCTACGGGGACCGCACGGTGGACGAGATGGCGCACGCCTGGATGAACGTGGTCTACCTGACGGACGCCGAGTACGAAAAGTGGCAGGCGGACCACAAGAAGCCCGCGACCACGGAGCGACAGCGATGA
- a CDS encoding VWA domain-containing protein translates to MIRGALIVLGVGLALATGFAQQPQPPTTFRSGVDLVTIDVVATSANGAPVHNLRAEDFEILEDGVPQQVQTFQFVDLSSTAAVRPLPPGIASNEVEPGGLFVVVLDELGLQADDVAQARRVSERFFKETLLPNDYVAIIRSGSDSGFFLTSDRALALNTIPRITGRRERNLGLEQPGAAAAGTASAAESLAELESAIETFGVGENGRQSFKALLSVVEQLRRIPARRKAVLWFSRGGDLPPGYFDAVEMGRLTGRDDEVFSKLIDTARAANVAIYTVDPRGLQSSAADVSRDPEPFDTGTVRDLAGATGGRALLGNDSNAALARVAAENRAYYLIGYAPPAASGKNRARKLTVRTRAPGVSLLHRRVYLPSTGTQTTALSLIESALPIADLPIALAPAAVAGEGNRRGIIVPFEIGDGLQDGTSIDYVVVALDPAGKAAARTSGVVTARGGHAIGEARLAVDARIYQVRIAAKVGGEAPKEGLAFATVAVPEGKSKKAECSGFVFEQPGERAALREFPRGAPMTISTIVSAEKLNERALAIGLAPAGGPVARSWPVQVGKPLAKGLWRVALSLKPPLPGGHLEVRVTEDGFLLDESCRTEFVLK, encoded by the coding sequence ATGATCAGAGGGGCACTCATCGTCCTCGGCGTGGGCTTGGCTCTGGCCACCGGGTTCGCACAACAGCCCCAGCCGCCGACCACGTTTCGCTCCGGTGTCGACCTGGTGACGATCGACGTGGTGGCGACCAGTGCCAACGGCGCGCCGGTGCACAACCTCCGCGCCGAAGACTTCGAGATCCTCGAAGACGGCGTGCCGCAGCAGGTCCAGACGTTCCAGTTCGTCGATCTCTCCAGCACGGCGGCGGTCCGGCCCTTGCCGCCGGGGATTGCCTCCAACGAGGTCGAGCCAGGCGGGCTGTTTGTCGTCGTGCTCGACGAGCTGGGCCTGCAGGCGGACGATGTCGCGCAGGCGCGGCGGGTGAGCGAGCGGTTCTTCAAGGAGACGCTGCTCCCCAACGACTACGTCGCGATCATTCGCTCGGGCAGCGATTCAGGATTCTTTCTCACGAGCGATCGCGCGCTGGCGTTGAACACCATTCCGCGGATCACGGGCCGCCGCGAGCGCAACCTCGGTCTCGAGCAGCCTGGCGCGGCGGCCGCCGGAACCGCATCGGCAGCCGAGAGCCTGGCCGAGCTCGAGTCGGCCATTGAGACGTTCGGCGTCGGCGAAAACGGGCGCCAGAGTTTCAAGGCGCTCCTCTCGGTGGTCGAGCAACTGCGGCGCATTCCGGCCCGGCGCAAGGCGGTGCTGTGGTTCAGCCGCGGCGGCGACCTGCCGCCCGGTTACTTCGACGCCGTCGAGATGGGCCGCCTCACCGGTCGAGACGACGAGGTGTTTTCGAAACTGATCGACACGGCGCGTGCCGCGAACGTGGCCATCTACACCGTGGATCCCCGTGGACTGCAAAGTTCCGCGGCTGACGTCAGCCGCGACCCTGAGCCGTTCGACACGGGCACGGTGCGCGATCTGGCCGGGGCCACGGGCGGTCGCGCGCTGCTCGGCAACGATTCGAACGCCGCGCTGGCGCGGGTCGCGGCCGAGAACCGCGCCTATTACCTGATTGGCTATGCGCCGCCTGCCGCGTCCGGCAAGAACCGGGCGCGCAAGCTGACGGTGCGGACGCGCGCGCCAGGCGTGTCGCTCCTGCATCGCCGGGTCTACCTGCCATCGACCGGGACGCAGACGACGGCGCTGAGCTTGATTGAGTCGGCGCTGCCGATCGCGGACCTGCCCATCGCGCTGGCGCCGGCCGCGGTCGCGGGTGAAGGCAATCGCCGGGGCATCATCGTGCCCTTTGAGATTGGCGACGGGCTGCAGGACGGGACGAGCATCGACTACGTCGTGGTCGCACTCGACCCGGCAGGGAAGGCCGCGGCGCGGACCAGCGGCGTCGTCACCGCGCGAGGCGGGCACGCGATTGGCGAAGCGCGTCTTGCGGTGGACGCGCGGATCTACCAGGTCCGCATTGCGGCCAAGGTCGGCGGCGAGGCGCCGAAGGAAGGCCTGGCGTTCGCGACCGTGGCGGTGCCGGAAGGGAAGTCGAAGAAGGCCGAGTGCTCCGGCTTCGTGTTCGAGCAACCAGGCGAGCGGGCCGCGTTGCGCGAGTTCCCGCGCGGCGCGCCGATGACCATCTCCACGATCGTCTCGGCGGAGAAGCTGAACGAACGTGCCCTGGCCATTGGCCTGGCTCCCGCCGGCGGCCCGGTGGCGCGCAGTTGGCCGGTGCAGGTCGGCAAGCCGCTCGCGAAAGGGCTGTGGCGCGTCGCCCTCAGCCTCAAGCCGCCCCTGCCGGGCGGGCACCTCGAGGTGCGGGTGACCGAGGATGGCTTCCTTCTTGATGAGAGTTGTCGTACGGAGTTCGTGTTGAAGTAA